The following are encoded together in the Anoplopoma fimbria isolate UVic2021 breed Golden Eagle Sablefish chromosome 13, Afim_UVic_2022, whole genome shotgun sequence genome:
- the me2 gene encoding NAD-dependent malic enzyme, mitochondrial: MLSRLKTTWSLRPCVSVCRWAHTKEKGKPLMLNPRTNKGMAFSLPERQILGIHGLLPPKVETQDIQAMRFQNNLKKMTDPLQKYIYLMGIQERNERLFYRVLMEDIEELMPIVYTPTVGLACTHYGHIFRRPKGLFISILDRGHIRSILDNWPETNVAAVVVTDGERILGLGDLGVYGMGIPVGKLCLYTACAGIRPERCLPVAIDVGTNNKTLLKDPLYMGLYQERDQSQAYDDLIDEFMEAVVDKYGQGTLIQFEDFGNHNAFRFLRKYREKYCTFNDDIQGTASVALAGLLAAQRAIGKPITEHRVLFLGAGEAALGIANLIVMAMMERGMTQDEARNKIWLYDKHGLLVKGRQQETDSNQEAFLHDSPGTIQSFLDAVNTIKPTAIIGVSGAGRLFTHDVIKVMGTLNERPIIFALSNPTTKAECTAEDAYTLTDGRVLFASGSPFGPVTLSDGRIFTPGQGNNAYIFPGVALAVILSGVRHISDTVFLEAAKTLAEQLTDKELEEGRLYPPLSNIREVSLQMAVKVTEFVYAKGMAFRYPEPVDKDSFVRATVWDTHYDSFLPDTYDWPDISFSPKKN, from the exons ATGTTGTCACGGTTGAAGACAACCTGGTCCCTGAGgccctgtgtctctgtgtgcagaTGGGCACACACCAAAGAGAAGGGCAAGCCCCTCATGCTCAACCCTCGCACCAACAAA ggCATGGCCTTTTCTCTACCAGAGCGTCAGATTTTAGGGATACACGGTCTGTTGCCTCCCAAAGTGGAGACTCAGGACATTCAGGCAATGCGCTTTCAGAATAATCTCAAGAAGATGACCGATCCCCTACAGAA GTACATCTACTTGATGGGCATCCAGGAAAGGAATGAGAGGCTTTTCTACAGGGTGTTGATGGAAGACATCGAAGAATTGATGCCAATTGTCTACACTCCCACTGTAGGCCTGGCCTGCACACATTATGGGCACATCTTTAGAAGACCCAA AGGCTTGTTCATCTCTATTCTGGACAGAGGACACATTCGTTCCATCCTGGACAACTGGCCAGAGACTAATGTTGCA GCAGTAGTCGTAACTGATGGAGAGCGTATTTTAGGATTAGGTGACCTGGGTGTATACGGAATGGGCATCCCTGTCGGAAAACTTTGCCTGTACACTGCCTGTGCTGGAATTAGACCTGAGAGATGTCTGCCTGTGGCAATAGATGTTGGCACAAACAATAAG ACTCTCCTCAAGGATCCGCTGTACATGGGCCTGTACCAGGAGCGAGATCAGTCTCAAGCTTACGATGATCTGATTGATGAGTTCATGGAGGCTGTGGTGGACAAATACGGGCAGGGCACACTGATCCAATTTGAGGACTTTGGGAACCACAATGCCTTCCGCTTTCTCAGGAAGTACAGGGAGAAGTACTGCACCTTCAACGATGATATCCAAG GCACTGCATCTGTAGCCCTTGCTGGTTTGTTAGCAGCTCAGAGAGCCATTGGCAAACCCATCACTGAACACCGGGTGCTTTTCCTGGGAGCTGGAGAG GCTGCCCTTGGTATTGCCAATCTGATTGTCATGGCCAtgatggagagagggatgacCCAAGATGAGGCCAGAAATAAGATCTGGTTGTACGATAAACATGGCTTACTAGTAAAG GGCAgacaacaggaaacagactCTAACCAGGAAGCATTTCTTCATGACAGCCCAGGGACTATACAGAGCTTCCTAGATGCCGTCAACACCATCAAACCCACAGCTATCATTG GTGTGTCAGGAGCTGGACGTCTTTTCACCCATGATGTCATCAAGGTCATGGGAACCCTGAACGAACGACCAATTATCTTTGCCTTGAGTAACCCAACAACTAAAGCAGAGTGCACAGCGGAGGACGCCTATACACTCACTGAT GGTAGAGTTCTTTTTGCCAGTGGCAGTCCATTCGGTCCAGTGACACTGAGTGATGGCCGCATCTTCACCCCTGGACAAGGAAACAACGCTTACATCTTCcctg GTGTGGCATTGGCTGTGATCCTGAGTGGAGTGAGACACATCAGTGACACAGTATTCTTAGAGGCTGCCAAG ACCCTTGCAGAGCAGCTGACGGATAAAGAGCTGGAAGAAGGCAGACTCtatcctcctctctccaacaTCAGAGAGGTCTCTCTCCAGATGGCTGTCAAG GTGACGGAGTTTGTCTATGCTAAAGGTATGGCATTTCGGTACCCTGAGCCTGTGGACAAGGACAGCTTTGTACGTGCAACTGTGTGGGACACCCACTACGACTCCTTCTTGCCAGATACCTACGACTGGCCAGATATCAGCTTCAGCCCCAAGAAAAACTAG
- the elac1 gene encoding zinc phosphodiesterase ELAC protein 1: MTMDVTFLGTGSAYPSPHRGASALVLRTQGECWLFDCGEGTQTQLMKSQLRAGRITKVFISHLHGDHLFGLPGLLCTVSLNTNPEQQNLNCVDIYGPRGLRHFLRVTLGLTGSQLVFPYAVHELEPTTDQSPEEGQLSLEMTAECGPLHPQEQPGRTIFLDVSSDSYLLFEDKQFVVKAFRLFHRVPSFGFCIQEHDRPGRLKTELLKELGLKPGPLYGRLKAGEPVTLESGLVVLSSEVLEEAIPGRKVCIFGDCSSVLGEGPLRLCNEADVLIHEATLGDEHREKAVDHGHSTPGMAAAVARACCARRLVLYHFSQRYKPCSLQKEGDEDNVSELKRQAEDALQDSGVEVTLAEDFLTLPIPLRRP, from the exons ATGACCATGGATGTGACTTTCCTGGGGACCGGCTCGGCCTACCCGTCTCCTCACCGCGGGGCCTCGGCTCTGGTGCTGCGGACACAAGGGGAGTGCTGGCTGTTTGACTGCGGGGAGGGAACCCAGACCCAACTGATGAAGAGCCAGCTCAGAGCCG GTCGAATCACCAAGGTTTTCATCTCGCACTTGCATGGAGATCACCTGTTTGGTCTGCCTGGTCTCCTTTGCACTGTGAGCCTCAACACCAACCCCGAGCAGCAGAACCTGAACTGTGTGGACATCTACGGGCCACGGGGCCTCCGCCACTTTCTAAGGGTGACACTTGGCCTCACAGGATCCCAGCTGGTCTTCCCTTATGCAG TACATGAGCTGGAGCCCACAACTGACCAGAGTCCAGAAGAGGGACAGCTCAGCCTGGAG ATGACAGCGGAGTGTGGTCCTCTGCACCCACAGGAGCAGCCGGGCAGGACGATCTTCCTGGATGTCTCCAGTGACAGTTACCTCCTCTTTGAAGACAAGCAGTTTGTGGTCAAGGCCTTCAGGTTGTTTCACCGCGTCCCCTCCTTCGGTTTTTGCATTCAGGAGCATGATCGACCCGGAAGACTGAAGACTGAGCTACTGAAGGAACTAG GCCTGAAACCAGGGCCGCTTTATGGGCGGCTGAAAGCTGGTGAGCCTGTAACTCTGGAGAGCGGGCTCGTCGTTCTGTCTAGTGAGGTGCTGGAAGAAGCTATTCCTGGTAGGAAAGTCTGCATCTTTGGAGACTGCAGCTCAGTTCTTGGGGAAGGACCACTGAGGTTATGCAATGAAGCAGATGTTCTGATTCATGAGGCCACACTTGGGGATGAGCACCGAGAGAAAGCAGTGGACCACGGACACAGTACACCTGGAATGGCGGCAGCGGTGGCTCGGGCTTGCTGTGCGCGGAGGCTGGTGCTATACCACTTCAGCCAGAGGTACAAACCCTGCTCCTTGCAGAAGGAAGGGGACGAGGACAATGTGTCAGAGCTCAAGAGGCAGGCGGAAGATGCTCTACAGGACAGTGGTGTAGAAGTGACTCTGGCTGAGGACTTTCTTACTCTGCCCATTCCTCTCAGAAGACCATAG